The following are from one region of the Synechococcus sp. CBW1108 genome:
- a CDS encoding primase-helicase zinc-binding domain-containing protein, protein MADAIAAARGRWPEILAALAGLSEAELSDRHQPCPLCGGTDRYRFDDKDGSGSWFCNQCGGKEQRGGAGSGMDLLMRRQGWGFVEAAWQVEAFLGLVPETPDTSSSKGSSRNGKPWRMPAKPPAEAPPPPLNRGATAQWSYRNAADEVLFWIQRIRLRSGGKAFLHRVWLDGDWHRPSRRDAFTCDWPTPRPLYGLPDLLQRPEAPVLVVEGEGTADAAARLFPQHVVLSWVNGAKAIAKADWTPLAGRSVTLWPDADAAGLEAMESLAALLHPLDCQLQLVALPANLPQGWDLADADWTPRQAARQLAKAAQPWTPPEAGGDEPPLPPAGAAVPRPAAPFLCLGYDADANFYQPSSTGQVIRLPRGCHTATHLVALAPLEYWESLYPSRTGVNWPAAASDLHKSSAAMGIFAVERIRGRGAWWDEGRTVLHLGDRLITPDGEHPITKPFRSRHIYQRLERQEGPCGVKPLTVEEAAVIVSIANRFRWEVPASGTLLQGWVVLAPICGALRWRPHLWLTAGAGSGKSQILDRFVVPLLGDLRLAVSGATTEAGLRQTICSDAVPVVFDEAESNEKGDQQRMQAILSLARVASSESSAEMLKGSPSGDVSRYRVRSMFLMSSIATALKQGADKSRFAQLTLRSPTELGQEEREAHWHSLDRDLERYITPQLARRLIARTVSLIPVIRQSVVVFSAAAARHFDSQRLGDQYGTLMAGAWSLLSDAVPSQKEAEECIEVHNWDSYSQSTEVPDEARCIQTILQRQVRVETDDKPVTRTIGELVELAATRSSCIDVSPGLAAQTLGRHGLRVDQDRLLVSNTAKAIEHFLADTAWQNSWSVVLLRLSGAQRAGPVRFCGAGMVSRAVAIPLSVL, encoded by the coding sequence ATGGCCGATGCCATTGCTGCGGCCCGGGGCCGCTGGCCGGAGATCCTTGCTGCCCTGGCAGGGCTGAGCGAAGCGGAGCTGAGCGATCGCCATCAGCCCTGTCCACTTTGTGGCGGCACGGATCGCTACCGCTTTGACGACAAGGACGGCAGCGGCTCCTGGTTCTGCAACCAGTGCGGCGGCAAGGAGCAACGCGGTGGCGCCGGCTCCGGCATGGACCTGCTGATGCGACGGCAGGGCTGGGGCTTTGTGGAGGCCGCCTGGCAGGTGGAGGCTTTCCTTGGCCTTGTGCCTGAGACCCCGGACACCAGCTCCAGCAAGGGCTCCAGCCGCAACGGCAAGCCCTGGCGGATGCCCGCAAAGCCCCCCGCCGAGGCTCCGCCGCCACCGTTGAACCGCGGCGCCACCGCTCAGTGGTCCTACCGCAACGCCGCCGATGAGGTGCTGTTCTGGATCCAGAGGATCCGGCTGCGCAGCGGCGGCAAGGCCTTTCTGCATCGCGTCTGGCTGGATGGGGACTGGCATCGTCCCAGCCGCCGCGATGCCTTCACCTGCGACTGGCCCACCCCCAGGCCCCTCTACGGACTGCCGGATCTCCTTCAGCGTCCCGAGGCCCCGGTGCTGGTGGTGGAGGGGGAGGGCACCGCCGATGCGGCTGCCCGCCTGTTCCCGCAGCACGTGGTGCTCAGCTGGGTCAATGGCGCCAAGGCGATCGCCAAGGCGGACTGGACGCCATTGGCCGGCCGTTCGGTGACGCTCTGGCCGGATGCCGATGCCGCCGGACTGGAGGCCATGGAGAGCCTGGCCGCTTTGCTGCACCCGCTTGATTGCCAGCTGCAACTGGTGGCCCTGCCGGCCAATCTGCCCCAGGGCTGGGACCTGGCCGATGCCGACTGGACGCCCCGGCAGGCCGCACGCCAACTGGCGAAAGCAGCCCAGCCATGGACCCCACCAGAGGCGGGTGGCGATGAGCCTCCTCTCCCACCGGCGGGTGCTGCAGTCCCCAGGCCGGCAGCGCCCTTCCTCTGCCTGGGCTACGACGCCGACGCGAACTTCTACCAACCTTCCAGCACCGGTCAGGTGATCCGGCTGCCCCGCGGCTGCCACACCGCAACTCACCTCGTCGCGCTGGCACCACTGGAGTACTGGGAGAGCCTCTACCCCAGCCGCACCGGTGTGAACTGGCCCGCTGCAGCCAGCGATCTGCACAAAAGCTCAGCCGCGATGGGGATCTTTGCGGTGGAGCGCATTCGCGGCCGCGGGGCCTGGTGGGATGAGGGCCGCACCGTGCTGCACCTCGGTGATCGCCTGATCACCCCCGACGGGGAGCACCCGATCACCAAGCCATTCCGCTCGCGGCACATCTACCAGCGCCTCGAACGCCAGGAGGGGCCTTGCGGCGTCAAACCCCTGACCGTGGAGGAAGCGGCGGTGATCGTCAGCATCGCCAACCGCTTTCGCTGGGAGGTGCCCGCCTCCGGCACCCTGCTGCAGGGCTGGGTGGTGCTGGCTCCGATCTGCGGAGCCCTGCGCTGGCGGCCCCACCTCTGGCTCACCGCCGGTGCCGGCTCCGGGAAGAGTCAGATCCTCGATCGCTTTGTGGTGCCGCTGCTCGGCGACCTGCGCCTGGCGGTGTCGGGCGCCACGACAGAGGCCGGCCTGCGCCAGACCATCTGCTCCGATGCCGTGCCGGTGGTCTTCGATGAGGCGGAGAGCAACGAGAAGGGCGACCAGCAGCGGATGCAGGCGATCCTCTCGCTGGCGCGGGTGGCCAGCAGCGAGAGCAGCGCCGAGATGCTCAAGGGTTCCCCCAGCGGCGATGTGAGCCGCTACCGGGTGCGCTCGATGTTCCTGATGTCATCCATCGCCACTGCCCTCAAACAGGGCGCCGACAAGAGCCGCTTCGCGCAGCTCACCCTGCGCAGCCCCACCGAGCTGGGCCAGGAGGAGCGCGAGGCCCACTGGCACAGCCTCGATCGGGATCTCGAGCGCTACATCACCCCGCAGCTGGCCCGGCGCTTGATCGCCCGGACGGTGTCGCTGATCCCGGTGATCCGCCAGTCGGTCGTGGTCTTCTCCGCGGCAGCCGCTCGTCACTTCGACTCTCAGCGACTGGGGGATCAGTACGGCACCTTGATGGCCGGCGCCTGGTCGCTGCTCAGCGATGCAGTTCCCAGCCAGAAGGAGGCCGAGGAGTGCATTGAGGTCCACAACTGGGACAGCTACAGCCAGAGCACCGAGGTTCCCGACGAGGCCCGCTGCATCCAGACGATCCTGCAGCGGCAGGTGCGGGTGGAGACCGACGACAAGCCCGTCACCCGCACCATCGGTGAACTGGTGGAGCTGGCCGCCACACGCAGCAGTTGCATCGACGTGAGCCCTGGCCTGGCAGCCCAGACCCTGGGCCGCCATGGCCTACGGGTGGATCAGGACCGCCTGCTGGTGAGCAACACCGCCAAGGCGATCGAGCACTTCCTGGCTGATACCGCCTGGCAGAACAGCTGGTCGGTGGTGCTGCTGCGCCTGAGCGGTGCGCAACGGGCTGGACCGGTGCGTTTCTGTGGCGCCGGCATGGTCAGCCGCGCCGTTGCCATTCCCCTGAGCGTGCTGTAA
- the terL gene encoding phage terminase large subunit yields MTGLLLDSASDLWADWGLLGVPDPYRQQHGPQAHLAFRDFIVAAYPGYAFHTWAERLIALLQRVADGELNRLIVCCPPRLGKSLLVSKLFPAYWVSRYPHRFCAIASYSAELAYAHSREARHYYRSCGHALSKDSTAVGNWLTPERGGCIAAGVRGPFTGKGYALGIIDDPYKGPEDANSAAQRQKLIEWFQSVWLTRAEPAPEGPSRSGPAGAAQVVVLTRWHQDDLIGWLLEQESGAAPQHWHVLNLPALAEPPAQQLVFPASCTLERDWRQPGHALCPERFPLQELEQIRIRAGSYWWNALYQQRPSPAEGLLFRRQWIRACTTTSAQGRAMPTGQRPYAAVVLSCDLSFKGGEGNDYCGFCLLGLLAEPAIQHPLAQALARGEQLHRSAARARPPAAPMASRPAQLPADQLADSGHRIEVLWSEHHRLDLPGVVRFLDQQLSVFQRQGTAPGAVLIEDAANGPAVCQLLRREIPGLIAVRPQGSKLSRAHAVAPLLEAGQLAFRSGNEALISELLGFPNGAHDDLVDAFCQGVIWLQTQHWRSQGKAAPRPLLFSR; encoded by the coding sequence ATGACAGGCCTGCTGCTGGATTCCGCCAGTGACCTCTGGGCTGACTGGGGGCTGCTGGGTGTGCCGGATCCCTATCGGCAGCAGCACGGCCCCCAGGCCCATCTGGCCTTCCGTGATTTCATCGTGGCCGCCTATCCCGGCTACGCCTTCCACACCTGGGCTGAGCGGCTGATCGCTCTGCTGCAGCGGGTGGCTGATGGGGAACTCAACCGGCTGATCGTCTGCTGCCCGCCGCGGCTGGGCAAATCGCTGCTGGTCTCCAAGCTGTTTCCGGCCTACTGGGTGAGCCGCTACCCGCATCGCTTCTGCGCGATCGCCTCCTACTCGGCTGAGCTGGCCTATGCCCACAGCCGTGAGGCGCGGCACTACTACCGCAGCTGCGGCCATGCCCTCTCCAAAGACTCCACGGCGGTGGGCAACTGGTTGACGCCCGAGCGGGGCGGCTGCATCGCTGCCGGTGTGAGGGGTCCCTTCACCGGTAAGGGTTATGCGCTGGGAATCATCGATGACCCGTACAAGGGTCCGGAGGATGCCAACTCGGCGGCGCAGCGGCAGAAGCTGATCGAGTGGTTCCAGTCGGTGTGGCTCACCCGGGCCGAACCAGCCCCAGAGGGGCCCTCGCGATCGGGCCCTGCAGGTGCAGCGCAGGTGGTGGTGCTGACCCGCTGGCATCAGGACGATCTGATCGGCTGGCTGCTGGAGCAGGAGAGCGGTGCCGCGCCCCAGCACTGGCACGTGCTCAACCTGCCGGCCCTAGCGGAACCGCCCGCACAGCAATTGGTGTTCCCGGCCAGCTGCACGCTTGAGCGGGACTGGCGGCAGCCGGGGCATGCGCTGTGCCCGGAGCGATTTCCGCTGCAGGAGCTGGAGCAGATCCGCATCCGCGCCGGCAGCTACTGGTGGAACGCGCTGTATCAGCAGCGGCCCTCACCGGCGGAGGGGTTGCTGTTCCGGCGGCAGTGGATCCGCGCCTGCACAACCACCTCTGCCCAGGGCAGGGCCATGCCAACGGGGCAGCGGCCCTATGCCGCCGTGGTGCTGAGCTGTGACCTGAGCTTCAAGGGAGGGGAGGGCAATGACTACTGCGGCTTCTGCCTGCTGGGCCTGCTGGCGGAGCCGGCGATTCAGCACCCCCTGGCCCAAGCGCTGGCGCGGGGTGAGCAGCTGCACCGCAGTGCCGCCCGGGCACGCCCACCGGCCGCACCCATGGCTTCCCGGCCAGCCCAGCTGCCCGCCGATCAGCTGGCGGACAGCGGCCACCGGATTGAGGTGCTGTGGAGCGAGCACCACCGCCTTGATCTACCGGGTGTGGTGCGGTTCCTCGACCAGCAGCTGAGCGTCTTCCAGCGGCAGGGCACCGCCCCGGGTGCGGTGCTGATCGAGGACGCCGCCAATGGCCCGGCGGTGTGTCAGCTGCTGCGGCGTGAGATCCCGGGCCTGATCGCTGTGCGGCCGCAGGGCAGCAAGCTGAGCCGCGCCCATGCGGTGGCGCCATTGCTGGAGGCCGGCCAGCTGGCCTTCCGCAGCGGCAACGAGGCGCTGATCAGCGAACTGCTGGGTTTCCCCAACGGCGCCCATGACGACCTGGTGGATGCCTTCTGCCAGGGCGTGATCTGGCTGCAGACCCAGCACTGGCGCAGCCAGGGCAAGGCCGCGCCCCGGCCGCTGCTGTTCTCCCGCTGA
- a CDS encoding sigma-70 family RNA polymerase sigma factor, producing the protein MSTTPPVHRSRPRQATARVTTPCRARGLRPRSPHAAADALVVEHLPFAAKVAANYARRTGHPREDLEQLAAIGLIKASRRYDMHRPGRSPNHFIAYARPYVNGEITHYLRDKGFALTVPGRWRELHARGQKLLREGQSLELMLQRLGITPERWREIVQACSVRVVAMAVREADPELE; encoded by the coding sequence ATGAGCACCACACCACCCGTTCACCGCTCCAGACCTCGGCAAGCCACGGCCCGGGTGACAACGCCCTGCCGCGCTCGCGGTCTGCGCCCGCGCTCACCCCATGCCGCGGCTGATGCCCTGGTGGTGGAGCACCTGCCGTTTGCGGCCAAGGTGGCGGCCAACTACGCGCGCCGCACCGGCCACCCCAGGGAAGACCTTGAGCAGCTGGCGGCGATCGGTCTGATCAAGGCCTCGCGCCGCTACGACATGCATCGCCCCGGCCGCAGCCCTAACCACTTCATCGCCTACGCCCGGCCGTATGTGAACGGCGAGATCACCCACTACCTGCGCGATAAGGGCTTTGCGCTCACCGTGCCGGGCCGCTGGCGGGAACTGCATGCGCGGGGGCAGAAGTTGCTGCGTGAGGGCCAGTCGCTGGAGCTGATGCTGCAACGGCTGGGGATCACGCCGGAGCGCTGGCGGGAGATCGTTCAGGCCTGCAGCGTGCGGGTGGTGGCGATGGCAGTGCGTGAGGCGGATCCAGAGCTGGAGTGA
- a CDS encoding DUF6155 family protein: MPKPTWSTVKSAASELSQRELLSLIGELYRLSKDNQVFLHARFADAEGAMEECKAIVTECLYPDVQRDRPLQVAKAKKVVADFCKAVADPAAHAELMLFFLEQGNAFTVEYGDIDAGFYSALVAMARRAVEAIVSLPVVLQEPFRERLAEVVRSSSGIGWGYHDDLTDIAAAAFPEH; encoded by the coding sequence ATGCCCAAGCCAACGTGGTCAACCGTTAAATCTGCTGCTTCCGAGCTGAGCCAGAGAGAGCTGCTCAGTTTGATCGGCGAGCTTTACCGACTCTCCAAGGACAATCAAGTCTTCCTCCATGCCCGCTTCGCGGATGCAGAAGGCGCGATGGAGGAGTGCAAGGCGATCGTCACTGAATGTCTGTATCCGGATGTGCAGCGCGATCGCCCGCTGCAGGTCGCCAAGGCGAAAAAGGTCGTTGCCGATTTCTGCAAGGCGGTTGCCGATCCAGCGGCCCATGCCGAACTGATGCTGTTCTTCCTGGAGCAGGGCAATGCCTTCACCGTGGAGTACGGCGACATCGATGCAGGCTTCTACAGCGCCTTGGTGGCCATGGCCCGCCGCGCCGTCGAGGCGATCGTCAGCCTGCCCGTCGTCTTGCAGGAGCCCTTCAGGGAGCGGCTGGCCGAGGTCGTGCGCTCGTCCTCAGGAATCGGCTGGGGGTATCACGACGACCTCACGGACATCGCCGCCGCCGCGTTCCCTGAGCACTGA
- a CDS encoding methyltransferase domain-containing protein, translating into MAQLSQDLGAGWFSDPRTTRTVDEGRHKATAITARDDPLIVTLRLVIGQQSACRWGSRNHRKSSYASERILLLMDDTYLASGFADVDASSNTDAFSDCLVLLDSLPYFREYKQHTYELLNLSNGTSVLDVGCGVGDDVVRMAELVSPNGRIVGVDASASMIERATARDDLPSGLLEFRQCDAKALPFGDSAFDRCRIDRVLQHISEPTVSISEMVRALKPGGLIVAYDNDWGTFSINSGNVEVTRIVQDLWTSSFTSPWIGRYLRPYFVQAGLAEVVIYPSNSIICEFDIADKVYNLRQTLRRAVGNNMISEEEGAAWISELVELTKGGGFTCALTAYIAVGRKPPA; encoded by the coding sequence ATGGCGCAGCTGAGCCAAGACCTTGGTGCTGGATGGTTCTCAGACCCGCGAACCACACGTACGGTTGACGAAGGTCGACACAAAGCCACTGCTATCACAGCCCGCGATGATCCCTTGATTGTCACCCTGCGGTTGGTTATCGGACAACAATCGGCGTGCCGATGGGGTTCTCGGAACCATCGAAAATCAAGTTATGCCTCTGAACGTATTCTTCTTCTCATGGATGACACCTATTTAGCCTCCGGATTTGCCGATGTAGACGCTTCTTCGAATACTGACGCTTTTTCCGATTGTCTCGTCCTTCTTGATTCCCTGCCCTATTTTCGAGAATACAAGCAGCACACCTATGAATTACTCAACCTTTCCAATGGCACCTCCGTACTAGATGTTGGATGTGGTGTTGGCGATGATGTGGTTCGTATGGCCGAGCTCGTCTCGCCGAATGGTCGGATAGTTGGTGTCGACGCGAGCGCATCAATGATCGAACGAGCAACTGCTCGTGATGATTTACCTAGCGGCCTTTTGGAGTTTCGCCAATGTGATGCTAAAGCGCTTCCGTTTGGGGATTCAGCATTTGATCGATGCAGGATCGATCGGGTACTGCAGCATATTTCTGAACCAACGGTTTCTATATCGGAAATGGTACGTGCGTTAAAGCCCGGTGGCCTCATCGTTGCCTATGACAATGATTGGGGGACTTTTTCTATCAACTCCGGCAATGTTGAAGTTACTCGGATTGTCCAAGATCTTTGGACTAGTTCGTTCACGAGTCCCTGGATTGGACGCTATCTAAGGCCCTATTTTGTCCAAGCAGGTCTGGCTGAAGTAGTTATCTATCCCAGCAATTCGATTATTTGCGAGTTCGATATTGCTGATAAAGTATATAATCTCCGTCAGACTCTTCGGCGCGCAGTCGGCAACAATATGATTTCCGAAGAAGAAGGGGCCGCGTGGATTTCCGAGTTGGTTGAGCTTACGAAAGGCGGCGGCTTTACCTGTGCACTTACTGCGTATATAGCCGTAGGACGAAAGCCACCTGCATAG
- a CDS encoding DUF4055 domain-containing protein, translating to MAQLPSDSFPWPLHPSLAALLPRLELVQDCWQLLAGRREQYLPRGEREPEAAYRRRVEAALPSGFFRDALRTFAGMLASSHWRELPASLQAVISDVDGCGTDLGVFLEAADLLVLRDGAALVGVISPVHHWPSEGDRQQALRSGDRLSLPRLLLLERRNVLHWHLPGNHALPDAITWRERRVDGLPADAERAAGQEPPLHPWTYLTAALAADGPGGPGMDLTTEALVADPQAPSGWRRQRLDHRHYRGIRQLPAIWYASHGTAFGEGELPHLGLAHQYLNHFRCQSDYQELLYRTALPVGVRTGVAGPMGSSATSEPVVLGPNTVLDLPEGASFQFVEIQARSLAEHRAWLESLDQGMRRDALIPAAAQGAPRTATEISMAASQAYALLQSQAIQKASMFSSLLQHWCAITGEPLPVQEGPALLVEISPLAPAPKPQPTVTEMLQLYERGIVSDGALRQWLGDLAGIAPASA from the coding sequence TTGGCCCAGCTCCCCTCGGATTCATTCCCCTGGCCGCTGCACCCCAGCCTGGCGGCGCTGCTGCCGCGGCTGGAGCTGGTGCAGGACTGCTGGCAGCTGCTGGCGGGGCGGCGGGAGCAGTACCTGCCGAGGGGTGAGCGGGAGCCGGAGGCGGCCTACCGCCGGCGGGTGGAGGCGGCGTTGCCATCGGGGTTCTTCCGGGATGCGCTGCGCACCTTTGCGGGGATGCTGGCTTCCAGCCACTGGCGAGAGCTGCCGGCGTCCCTGCAGGCGGTGATCAGCGATGTGGATGGTTGCGGCACCGACCTGGGGGTGTTCCTTGAGGCGGCTGATCTGCTGGTGCTACGGGACGGTGCTGCCTTGGTGGGGGTGATTTCGCCGGTGCACCACTGGCCGAGTGAGGGGGACCGTCAGCAGGCGTTGCGCAGCGGTGATCGGCTGTCGTTGCCGCGGTTGCTGTTGCTGGAGCGCCGCAACGTGTTGCACTGGCACCTGCCCGGTAATCATGCGCTGCCAGATGCGATCACCTGGCGCGAGCGCCGGGTCGATGGCCTGCCCGCAGATGCAGAGCGCGCAGCAGGGCAAGAGCCCCCTCTCCACCCCTGGACCTACCTGACGGCCGCACTGGCGGCGGACGGTCCCGGGGGACCGGGTATGGACCTCACCACCGAGGCACTGGTGGCGGATCCCCAGGCCCCCAGCGGCTGGCGGCGGCAGCGCCTCGATCATCGCCACTACCGCGGCATCCGCCAGCTGCCGGCCATCTGGTACGCCAGCCATGGCACTGCCTTTGGAGAGGGGGAGCTGCCGCACCTGGGTCTGGCGCACCAGTACCTCAACCACTTCCGCTGCCAGAGCGATTACCAGGAGCTGCTGTATCGCACGGCCCTGCCGGTGGGGGTGCGCACCGGGGTGGCCGGCCCGATGGGCAGCAGTGCCACCTCAGAGCCGGTGGTGCTGGGTCCGAACACGGTGCTCGATCTGCCGGAGGGTGCCAGCTTCCAGTTCGTGGAGATCCAGGCCCGCTCCCTGGCGGAGCACCGCGCCTGGCTGGAATCGCTCGATCAGGGCATGCGCCGCGATGCCCTGATCCCCGCGGCGGCCCAGGGGGCGCCGCGCACAGCCACCGAGATCTCGATGGCGGCGTCCCAGGCCTATGCGCTGCTGCAGAGCCAGGCGATTCAGAAGGCCTCGATGTTCTCCTCCCTTCTGCAGCACTGGTGCGCGATCACCGGTGAACCGCTTCCTGTGCAGGAGGGCCCTGCACTGCTGGTGGAGATCAGCCCGCTGGCACCAGCCCCCAAACCGCAGCCCACGGTGACGGAAATGCTGCAGCTGTATGAGCGGGGGATCGTGAGCGATGGGGCCCTGCGGCAATGGCTGGGGGATCTGGCCGGCATCGCACCGGCTTCTGCATGA
- a CDS encoding C39 family peptidase yields the protein MTATAASESPPSPAAQAPFSAERWRQFWDHWQAQPQQLDGIEQLRQAVIAADPAVLTEAAPWRQTFSSPPPAAVHANPLPVIWENQNDNASGTGYRECFSSSCAMLARYWGKVSSDDAYNLIRARYGDTTSAEAQLAALRSLGLTANFATNGDRTVLEAEIQAGRPVAVGWLHHGPATAPTGGGHWSVVIGFSASHAIHHDPNGEADLVHGGYTANTNGAGQHYSWTNWLPRWEADGPGTGWLLTCCP from the coding sequence ATGACCGCCACCGCCGCCTCTGAATCCCCGCCATCGCCTGCAGCCCAGGCGCCATTCAGCGCGGAGCGCTGGCGCCAGTTCTGGGACCACTGGCAGGCTCAGCCCCAGCAGCTGGACGGCATCGAGCAGCTGCGCCAGGCCGTCATCGCGGCAGACCCTGCGGTTCTGACTGAGGCGGCTCCCTGGCGGCAGACCTTCTCCTCGCCGCCACCCGCAGCGGTTCATGCCAATCCGCTGCCCGTGATCTGGGAGAACCAGAACGACAACGCCTCCGGTACCGGCTACCGCGAGTGCTTCTCCAGCAGCTGCGCCATGCTCGCCCGCTACTGGGGCAAGGTCAGCAGCGACGACGCGTACAACCTCATCCGCGCCCGCTACGGCGACACCACCTCCGCCGAGGCCCAGCTGGCGGCCCTGCGCTCCCTCGGGCTGACGGCGAACTTCGCTACCAACGGGGATCGCACCGTCCTGGAGGCCGAGATCCAGGCCGGCCGTCCTGTCGCCGTCGGCTGGTTGCATCACGGCCCCGCCACGGCTCCCACCGGCGGCGGCCACTGGAGTGTCGTGATCGGCTTCTCCGCCAGTCACGCCATCCACCACGACCCCAACGGCGAGGCCGATCTGGTGCACGGCGGCTACACCGCCAACACCAATGGCGCCGGCCAGCACTACAGCTGGACGAACTGGCTGCCCCGCTGGGAAGCCGACGGCCCCGGCACCGGCTGGCTGCTCACCTGCTGCCCTTGA